The following are encoded together in the Lathyrus oleraceus cultivar Zhongwan6 chromosome 3, CAAS_Psat_ZW6_1.0, whole genome shotgun sequence genome:
- the LOC127130891 gene encoding protein MAIN-LIKE 2-like: MDEDGRFRVHSHTYIQSSAVIIPYLELAGFGNVAKIASLKVDSKLIVALLERWRPETHTFHLPTGECTITLEDVSMLFGLRIHGKAVNGPTNVTNDVYMENLGIEPTASDKNGASVKILWLEAVLTQLKNNPNPSEAENILHAKIYILLLIATFLMSDKSHNLLHSSWLPLVGDLEKCNTYSWGSACLATLYRHMCKAAHKGVKSIGGCVVLLIVWAFTRIPLLAPVSNEVPSHPYALRWCKRGMNYGNNLRHHLRGYRVAIEHMEENDFI, encoded by the exons ATGGAT GAAGATGGTAGGTTTCGGGTCCATTCGCATACATATATTCAATCAAGTGCGGTTATAATACCGTATTTGGAGCTAGCAGGATTTGGGAATGTGGCCAAGATTGCAAGTCTAAAAGTAGACTCTAAACTCATTGTGGCATTGTTAGAGAGATGGAGACCGGAGACACATACATTTCATTTACCAACAGGTGAATGTACCATCACACTAGAGGATGTGAGTATGTTATTCGGTCTCCGAATCCATGGTAAAGCTGTTAATGGCCCAACAAACGTAACCAATGACGTTTACATGGAAAATTTGGGCATCGAACCAACAGCCTCAGATAAAAATGGGGCTTCTGTCAAAATTCTTTGGTTAGAAGCAGTATTAACGCAACTCAAAAATAACCCTAACCCGTCTGAGGCAGAAAATATTTTACATGCAAAAATTTATATTTTACTTTTAATTGCTACTTTTTTAATGTCAGATAAGAGTCACAATTTGTTGCATTCTTCTTGGTTACCTTTAGTAGGAGACCTTGAAAAATGTAATACATACAGTTGGGGTTCTGCTTGTTTGGCGACACTATATAGACATATGTGCAAGGCGGCCCATAAAGGAGTAAAGAGCATAGGAGGATGTGTTGTATTACTAATTGTATGGGCATTCACACGCATACCCTTGTTAGCCCCGGTTAGTAACGAGGTTCCATCACATCCTTATGCATTAAG ATGGTGCAAACGAGGTATGAATTATGGAAATAATCTTCGTCATCATCTACGAGGGTACCGTGTTGCAATAGAACACATGGAAGAAAACGAT TTTATTTAG
- the LOC127130892 gene encoding uncharacterized protein LOC127130892, translating into MLASGQVFTDNCNKGMIEEVIKANTRNVMQFDRERFYFMVQEKINHNDGRPTGTFSVDLRKQHCDCGKFQAFHLPCSHVIAACSSIRQDYSIHIPDVFKILNVFKVYQKSFLGLPHEENWPQYEGFTLCHDDSMRRRKKGRPNSTRIRTEMDDVKKEKRRCGICREIGHMRKKYPNVAGPSQRPSR; encoded by the coding sequence ATGTTAGCCTCTGGGCAGGTTTTCACTGATAACTGCAACAAGGGGATGATTGAGGAAGTCATCAAAGCTAACACGCGCAACGTCATGCAGTTCGATCGAGAGAGATTTTATTTCATGGTCCAAGAGAAGATTAATCATAACGACGGTCGACCAACCGGAACGTTCAGCGTTGATTTGAGGAAACAACACTGTGACTGTGGGAAATTTCAGGCATTTCACTTACCTTGCTCCCATGTAATCGCAGCATGTTCGAGCATACGCCAGGACTATTCCATTCACATTCCAGACGTCTTCAAAATTCTTAACGTCTTCAAGGTCTATCAGAAGAGTTTTCTAGGACTTCCCCATGAGGAGAATTGGCCACAATATGAAGGATTTACTCTTTGTCACGATGACTctatgagaaggaggaagaaagGGCGCCCAAACAGCACCAGGATTAGAACCGAGATGGACGACGTTAAGAAGGAAAAGAGAAGGTGTGGAATTTGCCGTGAAATAGGACACATGCGTAAGAAATATCCTAATGTTGCAGGACCATCCCAACGACCTTCCAGATGA